CGTTAGTTGTTTTTATAACGATGGTTTCGCCGGGCGTGTATTTTTCTACTTTAGTACCTTCAAATATTTTTACCCCAAGATCACTTGCTGCCTTAGCTTCTCCACGACAAAGGTTCAATGGGTGTAAATGACCACTTCCCATATCAATTAAGCCACCGACGTATGCGTCAGAGCCTATAACCTGCTTTTTAAGTGCCGTTTTATCTAGTAATTTAATTTCATGTGAATATTCATATTGTCTTAGATGCTCAACTTCTTTTTCAAGCATTTTCATATGTTTATCACGCGTTGCGAGGTCGCAATAACCCATGGTTAAATCACAATCTATCTGGTACTTATTGATTCTATCAATCACAATTTGATTAGCGTCGAAGCCTAACTGTGTAATAGCATCAATACCTTTTTGACCTATGGTTTTTCTAAAGCCCTCAATATCATGACCAATACCACGAATCATTTGTCCACCGTTGCGACCCGAAGCGCCCCAGCCAACTTTATACGCCTCTAATAAAACAACGTTATAACCACGTTCAGCTAACTCTATCGCACTTGAAATACCACTAAAGCCGCCACCAACAATGCACACATCAGCCTCAATACTTTCATGGAGCATAGGATAGCTTTGTTGATATTTTAATGTTGAAAAGTAATAAGAATCAGCATGATTAGATGTATGAACTTTAGTCATTGTTTTATTCTTTTAATAATAAATTAATGTTACAAAACTAGTGCTCATAAATAAGAACACCCCGTAAAATATAACAAACAGACTAACTCAATTAATGACTTAAGCCAAGCGATCGTTATATAATTCAAAAAATTGAGCTAACATAATAGTTTTACCCCTAGAGGAAATTAAATGGATGTAGGCAAAAAACTTAAGTCTATTAGATTAATAAGAAATATATCGCAACGTGAGCTTGCAAAAAGAGCAGGTGTTACCAATAGTACAATTTCAATGATTGAAAAAAATAGCGTAAGCCCATCTATTAGCTCGCTTCAAAAAGTGTTAAACGGCATACCTATTTCGTTAGTTGAGTTCTTTACAGAAGAAAGTAACGAAGCAGAAATTCAACAAGTAGTTTATACCTCTGATGAATTAATCGATATTGGCTCAGGCGATGTGCATATGCATTTAGTCGGTAAATCTTTTCCTAACAGGCAAATGACTTTTCTAGTAGAAAGCTATCCTGAAAATGCTGATACCGGTACTGAAATGCTGCAAAACGACGCGGAAGAAGCCGGTTATATTTTAGAAGGCAAAATTGAGCTTACCGTTGGCACCGATGTATTTATTTTAAATGCTAACGACAGTTATTATTTCGATAATAATAAACCCCATAGATTTAGAAATATCTTTTCTGGCGTATGTAAAATTGTTAGCGCAACCACTCCGGCTAATTTTTAATTATGTTAATAAAGTTGAAATATCCTTAACCCCCATTAATTAAGGTATTTAATTTTTCATGGCTTACTTAATCCCTTTCGTCATTTTATCTAACCTTAATTCCCTTCTTCCTGCTTAGCATTTTCAATTGTCTCTAGATGATTTAAAGGTCATGCGGTGTATTGAATCTAATTGCTGATAGATAATTCAAGAACAATGGCACATCAAGCCAAATAACAGAATTAATTGTTATCGCGACTTTATTTTAGACTTTTTCAAGACTCACCAAATATATTAAGGTGAAAATAAAGTAACAGGTAAATAGCTTGATGCGATTTAACATCGTTAGACCAAGTTTAGCTAAGCAACTCGGTGCCTCATATCCGTCATATGTACCTATTAATTAATAACAAAACGCTTTAGCAACATGAAATATCACTAAGGCGTTTTTTGATAGAATTAACTTGATGTTAGCGCTATAGCTTGATCACTCTTCTTCTTTGCGGCTTCTTGAAACTGTAAAATAAAACTATAAAGTACAGGTAAAACCAGTAAATTTAGTATCAATACAGTTAACATACCGCCAAGCATAGGCGCAGCAATTCGGTGAGTTACATCAGAGCCAGTTGAAGAGCTAAGCATTATAGGAATTAACCCTGCCATCGTAGAAATTGCCGTCATAGCAACAGGCCTTACTCGCTTAGAGGTTGCAGACAATACGGCATCTTTAATTTCAATCACTGATAAAGGTTCACTCGCATCTGCACGACGCTTAGCGATCTCAGTATCAATAAAGCTTAACACCAGTACACCAATTTCTGCTGCCATACCCGCTAAAGCAATAAAACCAACAGCGACACCAACCGACATATTATAATTGTTGAGATATACCAACCAAATTCCCCCCACTAAGGCAAATGGCATCGACATCATCACCACCAGAGGTTCAATGACATTACGAAAATTTAAATACAAGAGTAAAAATATGATGAACAAAGTAGCGGGTGCAACAATACTTAAACGTTGCGCTG
The Colwellia sp. Arc7-D genome window above contains:
- a CDS encoding FAD-binding oxidoreductase, translating into MTKVHTSNHADSYYFSTLKYQQSYPMLHESIEADVCIVGGGFSGISSAIELAERGYNVVLLEAYKVGWGASGRNGGQMIRGIGHDIEGFRKTIGQKGIDAITQLGFDANQIVIDRINKYQIDCDLTMGYCDLATRDKHMKMLEKEVEHLRQYEYSHEIKLLDKTALKKQVIGSDAYVGGLIDMGSGHLHPLNLCRGEAKAASDLGVKIFEGTKVEKYTPGETIVIKTTNGEVRAKKLILAGNAYLGELAPKIAHKILPAGSYIIATEPLSESVYKSLLPNNHAVCDQKIELDYFRLSADKRLLFGGLCNYSARDPKNIAATLTPKMLSVFPELADVNIDFQWGGMIGIGANRLPQIGRLDHNIYYAQAYSGHGVNITHVAGKILAEAISGESSLIKHFEKVKHFTFPGGKHLRSPLLAMGMMYHKLLDKF
- a CDS encoding helix-turn-helix domain-containing protein, giving the protein MDVGKKLKSIRLIRNISQRELAKRAGVTNSTISMIEKNSVSPSISSLQKVLNGIPISLVEFFTEESNEAEIQQVVYTSDELIDIGSGDVHMHLVGKSFPNRQMTFLVESYPENADTGTEMLQNDAEEAGYILEGKIELTVGTDVFILNANDSYYFDNNKPHRFRNIFSGVCKIVSATTPANF